DNA sequence from the Vicia villosa cultivar HV-30 ecotype Madison, WI linkage group LG3, Vvil1.0, whole genome shotgun sequence genome:
AAATCTCTAAAGACATTACTAATCACTTTCTTCTTATTAAAGGCAACCTTTTAAATACtaagataaattttaaaagggacacaatccaaccccccttgTTGTGTCACACCTTATTccatcaattggtatcagagctccggGCTCTGAATATAcagaacacttaaccgtgttagagttaATCGATCAAACAGGAAATGGCTGATACAAAGTTTATAGCTGAAGGAGGATCATCACATAGGCCTCCTTACTTTAATGGTTCTGACTACTACTACTGGAAAGGTAAGATGAGATTGTTTCTACTATCTCAAGATAATAACATGTGGTCTGTGGTTGAAAATGGAAACTACACACCAATGACTACTGCAACAGACACAGTTGCGTCAGTTCCAAAAATTCAGTCACAATGGACAAAAGAAGAAAACGACAAGGTACTACTAAACTCTAAAGCTCAATTTATATTATCATGTGCTCTTAGCAGGGAAGAATACGACAGGATAGAAGAATGCACAACTGCCAAAGAAATCTGGGATGCTCTCAAAATACATCATGAAGGAACAAATCATGTTAAAGAAGAAAGAATTGATCTAGGAGTCAGGAAATTTGAAACCTTTGAAATGAAGGAAGAAGAAACCATAGACGAAATGTTCTCTAGATTCACCATAATTGTCAATGAACTAAGATCACTGGGAAAAGCTTATTCTGCTCatgaaagaattagaaaaattctaagatgTCTCCCAAAGATTTGGAGACCTATGGTAACAGCTATCTCACAAGCAAAAGATCTAAAGATTCTACAAGTTGAAGAACTTATAGGATCTCTTCGTGCTCATGAAAGTATTCTCAATGAAGATAAACCACAAAGAAAAGGTAAAATGATAGCTCTTAAAACTTCTCTTAATTCTGCATCTCAAATCTCCACCTCACAAGGAATACTTGAAGAAGAGACCGGATTTCTATCTGAGGATGAAAATGATTTGGCTTTAATCTCTAGAAGAATTCAACaaatgattttaaaaagaaatcaaaacAGAAAGTCATTTCAACCCAGGAAAGATTACCAGAAACCTGAGATTGATAAAAGCAAGATTACATGTTATGGATGCAACAAACTTGGACACTTCAAAACAGAATGCCCACTCAAAACTCATAGGAATTTTTCCTCTAAAAAGAAATCTATGCTTGCACAATGGGATGACTCAGAGAACTCTAActctgaagatgatgatgaggaagCTAACTTATGCCTAATGACTAACTCCGATTCTGAAGAGGTAAGTACACTAAACTCCTGTTATACTTGCAAAGAATTAGGAATTTTATTTGACAACCTTTTAGAAGATTCAAATATCTTAACTCAAAAATGCTTATTTCAAAAAGAACAAATTCATACTCTTAGGACTGAAAAAGAAGATCTAACAAAATCCAACTTAAAACATTTAGAAACCATTAAGGAGTTACAAAAGGCATATTCTTATCTGTCATTACATCAGAAAGTTATTAATGAAAAAATCAAACCTCttaacaatcaaaataaaattggaAGTCTTGAAAATCAAGTAGAAACTCTCACTAAAGATATAACCTCCTTTGTAAAATCTACTGaaacatttcaaaaaataatgggaTCTCAATCAGGGGTATTTGATAAAGCTGGATTAGGATTTAAACAATCTGAAAATCAAATGATTTATGAGAACTTTTTTcttccaaataaaaatagaacCAAGAcccaaacaaaagaaaaaactattttacAGGAGAAAAACATTATCaaaccaaaatgttgttattgtaAGAAAACCAATCATCTTGAGAAACATTgttatttcaaaaagaaaaccAATATATCAAATGATCATGTTTCTAACAACAAAGGACCCAAAGAAATATGGGTACCTAAAAGATTACTAACACATAATGCAGGAATGTCTTCTGACCATCAAGAAAAAGCCTTGGTACTTGGACAGTGGCTGCTCAAGGCATATGACTGGAGATAGGGAAAGTTTTGTCTCTTTCAAAAATAAAGAAGGTGGAACTGTAACTTTTGGAAACAATGATAAAGCTAAAATCAAAGGTATTGGTTCCATAGGTAAAAAAGGTACTATCTTTATAAACAATGTGCAATACGTGGAAGGCTTAAAACACAACCTTCTTAGCATTAGTCAACTATGTGATGATGGCTATGAAGTCAGTTTTAATCAAAACTCATGTATTGTGAAAATCCCATCTTCTGACAAAATTCTCTTTTTAGGAAAAAGGCACAAAAAtctttatatcttttatttagATGATCTTTCATCTGAATCATGCTTTTTGTCCAAAGAAAAGGATAAATGGCTATGGCACAGAAGATGTGGTCATACAAGTATGAAAAACATTTCAACACTTTCAAAATTAGATCTTGTTAGAGGTCTTCCGAAACTTAATTTTGAAAAAGACTCAATTTGTGAAGCTTGCATAAAAGGCAAACAGGTCAAAAGTagttttcattcaaaaaatattGTGTCAACACACAAACCTTTGGAACTCCttcatattgatttgtttggTCCTGTAAAAACTTCAAGTCTAAGTGGGAAAAAATATGGCtttgttattgttgatgatttctcAAGGTACACATGGgtacttttcttaaaaaataaagatGACTCCTTTGAAGCATTCAAAATCTTttgcaaaaaggttcaaaatgAAAGAAACTCAAATATCGTTTctgtaagaagtgatcatggaggagaatttgaaaatatttcctttaaaaccttctttgatgaaaatggtatatctcacaatttctcctgtccaagaacacctcaacaaaatggtgttgtagaaagaaaaaatagaactttacaagaaatggctagaactatgataaatgaatcaaatgttgaaaaaTATTTCTGGGCTGAAGCTATCAATACTTCTTGCTATGTTTTAAATAGAGTAACCATaaggaaaattttgaagaaaactccttatgaactatggaaaaatagaactccaaatatttcatattttcatatctttGGATGCTATTGCTATATTCTTAACAACAAATATTCTCTaggaaaatttgattcaaaatctgacaaaggcatatttcttggttattcctcAACATCAAAAGGTTACCGAATTTACAATTTGAAAAATCAATGTGTAGAAGAAAGTATGCATGTTATGTTTGATGAACTAAATGTTGCAGCTTTAGAAAATTCTCACGAGGATGAAGTAACTGATTTAGAAGCAATTCCTAACACTCAATCATCAGATGCAAGTAACACTATGAATATTATCCAAGAAGCTAAAAACAACTCTGAACAACCTACAGCAAAtcctccaaaaggatggaaaagtGTAACTGATCATCCTCATGAACAAATAATAGGAGACACCTCTGATCAGGTAAGAACTAGAAATTTCTTTAAAGATAACTCTAATAACATGGCAATGATATCTCAGGTAGAACCAAAGAATATCAATGATGCATTAAAAGATGAATCCTGGATGGAAGCCATGACAGAAGAATTATCTCAATTTGAGAAAAGCCAAGTTTGGAAACTAGTTCCTTACCCTCAAGATAAAACTATTATTGGTACAAGATGGGTGTTCAGAAATAAACTTGATGAACATGGAAAAGTaatcagaaacaaagctagactcGTAGCTCAAGGTTATAATCAACAAGAAGGTATAGATTACGATGAAACATATGCACCCGTGGCAAGTAGGTCTTTGTGCACGTTTTCAAACTGACCCTAAGGAATCACATTTGACTGCTGTCAAACGCATATTTCGATATCTCGTTGGTACCACGGACATTGGTTTATGGTATGAAAAAGGAAATCACATCAACTTGATAGCttactgtgatgctgactatgctggagacaaaatagaaagaaaaagtacAAGTGGAGCATGTCAATTTCTAGGACAAGCTCTTATTACATGGTCGTGCAGAAAACAAAATACAATTGCTCTATCCACAACTGAAGCAGAATATGTGTCTGCTGCAAATTGCTGCTCACAAATCTTATGGATAAAAAATCAACTAGAAGACTACTCACTTCAATACTCCAAGGTAtcaattttttgtgataatactagTGCTATAAACTTGTCAAAAAATCCTATTCAACACTCGAGatctaaacacattgaaataaaacatcattttattagagaTCATGTTCAGAAAGAAAATATAGAACTCATTTTTGTAGACACGGAAAATCAATTAGCAGATattttcaccaaacctctagtggaagatagatttaattttctaaaatcaAAGTTATCTATTATCAAAATACCtaagtaattatttttatatattaggatataaaaaaaaaatatataaatacaaaacaaaaaaattataataatgtcACGTGTGTTTCTCTTAAGTACATATACATTTGTttgcttttaatatatatattttttttaaaacattgccTATATTAGTGGTTTCAAATATTCACGTGTGCTTTCTCCTTGGCTTTCTCTTTTCTCTACATCTCTTCATCATTACAAAAGAAAAAGCTGCCTCTTCCCATACCAATCAAATCAGTACACCTTCTACCAACTTCCCATCAAATCCTTGCTCTTCCCAATAATCTCTAATGATTCAATTTTATTTCTCTTAAACCTTTCAAATGGTATTCAAAGTTATAACTATCATTGTTCCATTTGCTGATACTGCATTCTCTCTTCCGTCCAAAATACAGAAAACCCTTTCCATGGAAAAACCACCCACCAAGCGCCGCACCACCACCACTCGACAGAAAACCACCATGAAAACCACTGACTCTCGACCAACACCCACCACTCCCACCCGTCGCTCAGCTCGACATGCAAACATCTCTCACGATCCAACTCCCTCTGAGCAAACTACAACTGAATCCCAAAACCCTAATCCTCCTCCCACAACCCAGATCGTCACTGTTCCTCAACCTACCAAACCATCCTCCTCACACGTTTCCACTCAATCGAGCGAAGGAACCTCTCTCGTTTCATCGTCTTTCCAAGCTTATGACCATCCATCTGAAATTTCAACCAACGAATTCATATCTGACGATGATGTTCGTGCTCTCTACAATGAAAAATGGCGCTCCCTTCCTATCGTGGCCGGCAAAACCGTCAACCTGGATAGTTACTCTATCTGGGGTTACGACATCAACGAGCTTGCAATAGCCACAGGTTGGACCAATTTTCTCCAACTCTCTGATGTTTTCTACCCTAGACTAGTTAGAAGCTTTTTTGCTGCCATTAAACCCTCTGACAGTGATACACAGCTCATCTCTTCTGTAAAAGGTTGTCAAATAACCCTAACCCCAGAGCTCCTTTGTGATATTTTGCATGTCCCAAATAATGGACTTCACCTCTTTAATGAGGACTGGCCCTCATCTTATGACCTAGACATTGAATCCTACAGACTCTCTATCACAAAACATCCAAATGACCGTTTTGTGTCTGCCAACCTTGAACCCCTCAGCCATATCATTCATAACTTCTGCATTCATACTATCCTTCCAAGAAAAGGCAGTATGGAACGAATCACTGATAAAGACCTCCTTGTCATCTACCATTTCTCAAAGAAAACCCCTCTAAATATTGGATATTTAGTGCTCAACTATCTCAAATACACTGGCCTGAGAGCAAGAAGCGCCCCCTATGGTATGCTTCTTACCAAAATATTCAAGCACTTCAATGTTCCTCTGGATGATGAGGACTCCTTCGAGATAAACAAAGTCCTGGATGCCTCCAAGTTGAAGCGCATGAAAATTCCTTCACTCAAGCGAGCACCATCGCCTAAACCTGAGGCCAAATCCAAGCGCAGGCGTCTTGTCAAACAATTTGCTCCAACCGAGCCTTTAGAAACAGGTACCAACTCTCCTAACTCTCCAAACAGCCTGAACACAAATTCCCCCATTCCATTATCTGTGGCTCTTCCAAACACTGCTGCCCTAGAATCCCCACAAGAACCCTCATCAATCTCTCCTCATGCCTCTAAATCCACATCTCCAAAGGAAACAAATCAACAATCTCCTGAAATCACACAATGCATTGACCTCACCTCTACATCACCAATCCCAGTAGAATCTTCACCACAAACAGTTGTCATCACTCAAGCTCCAGTTTCTCTCCCaactgaaactatctcaaatgTTTCAAGTCCTCCAAACCTAGAGACTTCTAACACTGACATGATCAACATTTTCGCTCTTGAAAACCTACTCTCGAGTCCTCCTAGTGCTTCAGCTCATCAACCACCCTCACCAATGTCTCCTCACACTCCTGCTTCAGCTCAGCTGTCCTCACTCATATCCATGCTTGAGGCTGAATTGTTAACTCCACCCACttcaaatcaacaaaactcaattaTTCCCCATGTTGCAACATACACTTCCCCTACCATGACAACAAATCCTCTCCCCACGACCTCACCTCTGAACTCTCCTAATTCATTCAAAGAACCTTCTCCTAGAAGAATTCAACTCTCCTCCATCAATCACACAGACTCCAATGATCTCACTGCTCAGATTGAAGCATTTTTTAACAACTCTGCTCAGCTATCTGAACAAAGTGATCCTACAGAATCACTTGTCATGCCTTCTGTTCCACCACCTGATCCTTATGTCTTTCAAACAAACTCTCCAATATTTTCTTCTCCTAAGGAAGATGATGATAACTCCTTCAATGTTCAAACACTGCTTGCTCCGAGGTATGACTCATCACCTCCTAGAAACACCACCGATAATTCCAATACCCTTCCTCAGGTTCCCATCACTTCCATCACATCCTCATTTTTTAACAACTTCCCCAGCATTGGTAATCGTCCTCCCGTTTATCCTCGATCTGTAACCTCATCTGAAACGGTTAACCCCCATCAAGGCATCAACCTTCGATCCTACACAGCTCTCCAAAAGCAGTTAATGGCTTACCAAAAATTCTGGATTGATTATGTCACTGAACAAGTATGCCCGAGGTTTCCAGGAATGCCTCCTCCGGATCCCTCTCAGATTCAGTTTCCATTTCTACCATTATCTTCTGAGGCTACTTCTGATGATGAACCATCTGGTTCTTAATCTTCTCGTCCTCTTTCTTTTGGTGCCCCCTTTCTTTTTGTATGGttgacaaaagggggagaacaAGCTTTGACCAAAGCTTTGTCTTATTTAAGTTCTTTGTACTCTACTTATCTAATTCACTAGGACTGTATAATTAAAATTAGCAGTAGTCCTCTAGGATCTTTTTGTTTGTGCACCAAAATATTGATGTAAATCATTTGATGTATTGATCCTCAAACATTAATCAAACTGCTATCTAATCAATATGTGTTTCAAATGCTTTTAAATTCATTTGCTATATATGAACTAATATTGAGGGGGAGCATTTGCCCTTTCAAAGTATGCATCTTTTCAGGGGGAGTTTCAAAGTCCTtactcaaagaaactaaaataaaaagtttgtcaccattcaaaaagggggagaatgttgaaacatattctgttaatgttttgaatattacaaactattttatctaaagaaactccaaagtgatttcatcaataaatcatctaaataatttatggtctctatcaaacaaagagttaaaatgatgattcaagattgagctgacaaagaacaaagctttaagaacatatggattctcagaagttaaacaagttactctccagaattatggtcccaaagttactcttcagaatgacagtcccagagttactctccagaattatggacccagagttactcttcagaatgacagtcccagagttactctccagaattatggtcccagagttactcttcagaatgacagtcccagagttactctccagaattatggtcccagagttactcttcagaatgacagtcccagagttactctccagaattacgtgttccagagttactcgtcccaagagttactagtcccagagttactagtcccagagttacgtgtcccagagttactagtcccagagttacgtgtcccagagttactagtcccagagttactcgtcccagagttactcgtcccagagttactcatcCCAGAGTTACTCCTCCAGAGTTACTGTGCCAAGAATAAATCTTTGTTGAAATAGTCAAATGTCAGAATTTGCAGCATGTCAGAAGTACTCTGAACCAAGACCAA
Encoded proteins:
- the LOC131658739 gene encoding uncharacterized protein LOC131658739, producing MVFKVITIIVPFADTAFSLPSKIQKTLSMEKPPTKRRTTTTRQKTTMKTTDSRPTPTTPTRRSARHANISHDPTPSEQTTTESQNPNPPPTTQIVTVPQPTKPSSSHVSTQSSEGTSLVSSSFQAYDHPSEISTNEFISDDDVRALYNEKWRSLPIVAGKTVNLDSYSIWGYDINELAIATGWTNFLQLSDVFYPRLVRSFFAAIKPSDSDTQLISSVKGCQITLTPELLCDILHVPNNGLHLFNEDWPSSYDLDIESYRLSITKHPNDRFVSANLEPLSHIIHNFCIHTILPRKGSMERITDKDLLVIYHFSKKTPLNIGYLVLNYLKYTGLRARSAPYGMLLTKIFKHFNVPLDDEDSFEINKVLDASKLKRMKIPSLKRAPSPKPEAKSKRRRLVKQFAPTEPLETGTNSPNSPNSLNTNSPIPLSVALPNTAALESPQEPSSISPHASKSTSPKETNQQSPEITQCIDLTSTSPIPVESSPQTVVITQAPVSLPTETISNVSSPPNLETSNTDMINIFALENLLSSPPSASAHQPPSPMSPHTPASAQLSSLISMLEAELLTPPTSNQQNSIIPHVATYTSPTMTTNPLPTTSPLNSPNSFKEPSPRRIQLSSINHTDSNDLTAQIEAFFNNSAQLSEQSDPTESLVMPSVPPPDPYVFQTNSPIFSSPKEDDDNSFNVQTLLAPRYDSSPPRNTTDNSNTLPQVPITSITSSFFNNFPSIGNRPPVYPRSVTSSETVNPHQGINLRSYTALQKQLMAYQKFWIDYVTEQVCPRFPGMPPPDPSQIQFPFLPLSSEATSDDEPSGS